The nucleotide window ACTCCTTGTGTGTACTGTGGTGCTGGCTGCGGCACAGGATTCCAGAACGCTTTACATTAAAGGAAATGCACTCTTGCTGCCTGTAGGCGTAGTGAATGTGGGCGCAGAATACCAGCTCAGCGGGAAGTTTACAGTACAGGCCGATGCCCTGGTCTCACCCTGGAAATCTTTTTCGGGTCATCAGGCACAACTTTACATGGCAGGACTGGAGGGCCGGTATTACTTCAAAGGCGCTTTCAGCAAGTGGTATGTAGGTGCCAACATCAGCGGAATACGTTTTATTGCTCAAAAATGGAACCATTGGGGCGAAGGACCTTATCAGCTTACACCGAGTTCACCTGTCTACAACAAGGCAGAACTTTACCAGGATGGATATGGAATACTTTTGGGAGCCACAATTGGATATCAGCTGCAACTGTCTGACAACTGGAATATTGATCTTTTTGCGGGAGGTGGGAATGCGCAGTCAGTCTACAAAGGCTATCACGAAAGCCTGGGGGTCAGATATGATGAAATTACAGGCTGGAACCGCAGCGGCGAATGGCTGCCCTACCGCGCCGGCGTAATGCTCTCTTATAAAATAAAATAATGAATATTAAAAGTTACAGATTCCTGATCGTTGCTGCGATAACCTTTATCATCCTTTTTATGATGAATTATATAGGCAATCCTGAAACCGACAGACTGCAACGGGCACTGATGACGGCTGGGGCAGGTGTGGCGGGTCTTACGATAGGTATGTGGTTTGTATACCGCAACCGCAACGACGGCGACAGGCCGCCGCATGATTTTGATTAGAAAGAGACTGCAGCTAGCGTATGGATAACTCGTACGTCTTGCCTGTCTTCTGGTTTACCGCCCGAATGAGCTTTACACCGGCAAACAATCCGTCGCGGTTTTTCAGTGAGGTACAGAGATCCATGGGCAGCACCTCCACCTGATCCAGTGCCACAACATCGTCACCCACCGAAGCCGTTTTCAGGAGAGGCCCCCATAGGGAAGCGATTTTCAGCTTTTTTCCGTCGGCGACCGTGGCTATATTTCTCTTTTCGGCATACATCTGCTGGGGAGTGGCCAGCAAATAGACTTCTTTTCTTTCAAAATCAAAAATAGGGTTCAGTTTTTCCATGATCTCATTGCCTATCTTACTGTCATTGTCTTTGGAGATGAAAACATAATCGTCATGACGGGAAAGGCCGGCAAAGGTGAGAGGATTCTTCAGCCGTACGCGCATCAGGTTCTGGTCATCATTCTGTCCGAACAAAGAATATGCAACCGTACCGCGACCGGTCTCAGTTTCAGCAATCGCGTCCTTCTTCTGCAGTTTCTTACGGTCTGCTTCAGCAAGATAGACGGCACCGGAAAAGCCACTGTCCAGCAGGTAGTTCACCTCTACCGACCCCGAACCCTGATGGCCAAAATAAACAAAAGGGAGCAGCTGCCTGCTCTTGCTGTTCATGCGGAACAGGTTGTGCCTGCTAAGGTCCAGTTTGCTGCGGTCATTGGTTACAATAATGAGCTTCCGGCCAAAATCAATCTGTACAGCGGACTTTGCAAATGAATTAGGCCCGATAATACCTTTCACGCCGAAACATTTGCTAAGGATATTTTCTTCAGGATAATGAATGAAAGTCATGCCGTCAAAATCCAGACTGCCGATCCTGAACTGCTGAGCGGTGATCATGCCCGCCTGAACCTGGTTATTATTAGAGTCACGAATTTTGACAGATGTGCCGGATGCGCTGACGCTGCTTTCACCAAAAAGCACATTGGCAGCTCCCGTATCAAACAGGAATTTTTCAGTATTGTCCCTGTAAAGCACCTCAATAATGATAAACCGGTTTTCATACTCAAAGGGAATTTCCTCGTAATAATTTTCCGCCGTAATTCTGCCCGCATTAAGTGAGGTTTGTGCACTCAGGGCAAACCACTGCATAAAGACAAAAGAAAAGACAATTAAACGGCGCATAAACGGAAATTTTAATTGGGGTATAGAAGGTATCGGGTCCTGATTTTCTCAAATTCAGCCAGGCCCTCCTTCCAGCTGGCCCTGATCTCTTCTTCAGATTTTCCTGCAATGATCTGCCTGCGCAGTTCGTCTGTACCGGCAAGTTTATCAAAAAAGAGATTCTTCAGGAAGAAATCCTGCTGTGGGCTCTTATACTCTTTGTAAGCCTTCAGCAACCACTCCAGATTAATCCTGCGCAAAATTTCACTGTTATCAGATAAGTTCTCACCGTAGCAAAGTTTTCCGTTCAGGAAAGGGTCTTTGGCACCTTCGGTTGGCCGGGGTGTGAACTGATAAGGTAAACTTCTGGTCCAGGGCGAGCCATAGATCTGAAACGGCAATGCTGTACCGCGACCCACAGAAACCTGTGTACCTTCAAAAAAGCAGAGACTTGGATAGAGGTTGACCGCTTTTTCATTTGGAAGGTTGGGCGAAGGTTTTTCCAGCATACCGTAACGCTGGGTCTTATGATACCCCAGCATCGGAATAACGGTATATTTTGCCTTAACTCCGTTTTTCAGCCATTTTTCACCATTCACCATATTTCCGTATTCACCCATAGTAAGTCCATATACCACCGGAACCTTATGCATACCTACAAAACTCGTGAACTTTTCCTTCAGCACAGGGCCATCGGTATAACCGTCGTGCGGGTTGGGCCTGTCCAGCACGATCACTTCCACATTGTTTTCAGCACCTGCTTCCATTACATAGGTCAGTGTGGAGATATACGTATAAAAGCGCACACCGACATCCTGGATGTCGAAAAGGATAACGTCCAGACCTTTCATCTGGTCGGGTGTGGGTTTTTTATTGTTACCGTAGAGGGAAACGATGCGGATACCTGTTCTGGTATCTACTCCGCTCTTTACATGTTCACCAGCATCTGCAGTTCCGCGAAAGCCGTGTTCCGGCGCAAAGATGGACTTGATTTTAATGTCATTCTTTACCAGGAAATCCACAAGGTGTGTGCGGTCTTTCAGCAGGCCTGTCTGGTTGGTTACTATTCCTACATTTTTATTTTTAAGAAGAGGAAGATAGAGCTCATGCCTGTCGGCAGCAGCCAGAAAACAGTCTGTCTTTTGGGCACTTAAGGGGTTTATTGCTAAAAATATTAGGCAAATAAGAACTAAATCTCTAATTTTGGCAGCTAAAATTATCTGCTTGAAGTTTCCGTTATATTTTTCCAAAAAAATAGCTTTTTCCAAAGATAACAAAAATAATCTCTCACGGATTATCATCTTTATCGGCAGGCTTTCTGTAGCTCTCGGCATCATTGTCTCCCTGCTCACAGTTTCTGTAGGATTCGGCTCCAAGGAAGCCATCAAACTGCGGATGGCCGATTTCAGCGGACATATTAACATAAAATCCAAGCGCTCCAATTCTTCTTACGATTCCTCGGTTCTGGACAAAAACGGTCTCGACCTCAAGAAAATAAGGGCCAATCCCGATGTAGCTACAGCGCAGAACTATGTAAGCGCAAGCGGCATTCTTCGGAATGAGCACAACTTTGCCGGCGTGGTAATGAAGGGCATTGGAAAAGATTTTGATCACGACCGCTTCAGGAAATTCATCATTAGCGGTACAACGCCAAAGGTCACCGAAGATGGCTATAATAACGGTGTGGTAATTTCTGAGAAGATTGCCAGTGACCTGCATTTAGGTGTGAAAGACAGCATAGTTGCTATATTTTCAAAACAGAACCAACAGCCCATTTACAGGAATTTTGAGGTGGTGGGCATTTACAAGACCGACATCAAGATGATTGACGACCAGTTTATCCTGGGCGACATCAACCATGCGCGCAAAATCCTGGATATGAAAAAGGATGACGTGGGCGGCATTGATATTTTCCTGAAAAATGTTGATGACATTGAAAACGCAGCGCCCGAAATTGAACGCAGTGTAGGCCTGAAGAACTATACCGAAAAAGCTACTGAAAAATACCCGCAAATCGTAGACTGGATCAATATCTTCGACAATAATATCGCGGTAATCATCGTCATCATGCTCATTGTAGTGATCATTAACATCGTAATGGTGCTGCTGATCCTGATTATTGAAAGGACGAATTCCATAGGTTTGCTTAAGACTTTGGGTGCCAGCAACGCTCAGATCCGGATGCTATTCATTTATTACACCTTGCTGATCATGGTACCGGGACTGGTGTTTGGCAATCTGATCGGTCTGGTCCTGCTTGGGCTACAGGAGGTTTTCGGAATTATTGAGCTTAATCCGGAGAACTATTATATCAGTACAGTTCCGGTGGACCTTAATCCGCTGATTCCCCTGGTTATTTCGGCAGGAATCCTTTTGGTGTCGGCATTCGCTATGATATTCCCGAGCTATCTGATCTCCAAGATATCGCCGGCCAAATCCATTAAATACACATAAAAATAAAAAGTTCAGATATGAAATTTGCAAATAATATATTAGAAACCATTGGCAATACACCTCTGGTAAAACTCAATAAAGTTTTGGGCGAAGATTTCCCGGCTTTGGTTTTGGCGAAAGTGGAGACCTTTAACCCCGGAAACTCCGTGAAAGACCGTATGGCCGTAAAGATGATTGAGGATGCGGAAAAAGACGGCCGTCTGAAACCCGGCGGAACGATCGTGGAAGGAACTTCCGGAAATACAGGAATGGGACTGGCCCTGGCAGCAATCGTAAAAGGTTATAAATGTATTTTCGTAACTAACGACAAGCAGTCCAAGGAGAAATGTGATATCCTTCGCGCCGTAGGTGCCGAGGTGATTGTTTGCCCTACTGATGTGACGCCGGATGATCCGCGTTCCTACTACTCTGTTTCCAAAAGTCTGGCAGAGCAGACAGAAAATGGCTGGTACGTGAACCAATATGACAACCTTTCCAACCGCGAGACCCATTATGAACAAACAGCACCGGAAATCTGGGAACAGACAGAAGGTAAACTGACGCATTTTGTGGCCGGCGCCGGAACAGGAGGTACCGTTACAGGCTGCGGCAGATTCTTTAAAGAGCGCAATCCCAATATCCACATTACTGGTGTGGATACTTACGGTTCCATACTGAAGGAAATTCACGAAACCGGTGAAATCCATCCGGAAAATGCTTATGCCTATATTACTGAAGGGATTGGTGAAGACATTCTGCCGGAAAACTACGACATGAGCGTCATTGACCATTTTGAAAAGGTGACGGACAAGGACGGTGCCGTCTATGCCAGGAAACTGGCTAAAGAAGAGGGTATTTTCTGCGGCTATTCAGCAGGAAGCGCCATCGCTGCACTGAAGCAGATGCAGGATAAATTCACGAAGGACGATATCATTGTAGTGCTGCTGCACGATCACGGCTCCCGTTATGTAGGCAAGATCTATAACGACGACTGGATGAAACAGATGGGCTGGCTGGATTAATTTTAAGAAAACAAGATTTCATAATAAACCCCTTTGGCTTTTGCTTAAGGGGTTTTATCTTATGTGGTGATCTTTAATTAGCTGCAACTTCAGATCGACTAAGCTATTCTTCTTCATTTCCGAAAATGAAATTGTGTCCTTTCCGGTAGAAAAGGTTTCTTTTCTCTGCCTGCAGCGTTTCAATCTGGTCCAGCAAATGGCTGATGACTTCCAGTCCCGGCAGGTTCACCTCCAGGTCATAATGCCAGTTTACAAAGCGTTCAAACGCCGGTAAATCGTCATAATACAGGTATTTCACCTCGTCTTCAGTTTCCGTTTTCAACAGTCCGGATTCTTCAAGCTCATCAAAAAAATTGATTTCTATATTGTAGAGCGTTACAAGCTCCTCACGTGATATTCTCTGGCTCATTTCCTAAGTTTTTGAAGTTCTGCAAACAGTTCCTTTTCCCGCGCCGTCAGATTTTTCGGCAACTCAATATTGTAGCTAACATATAGGTCACCATATTGACCCTCTTTTTTGTAGACCGGAAATCCTTTACCTTTCAGCCGGGCTTTTGTACAATTTTGGGTTTCGGGTTTCACCTTCAGGTTTACTTCACCATCCAGGGTTTTCACCTTTACGTCGCCTCCTAACATCGCGGTATAAAGATCGATTGTAACCACAGCGGCCAGGTCATCCCCGTTTCGTGTAAAATGGGGGTCTTCCGCTATGGCGAAAGTGATATAGAGGTCGCCGCTGGGTCCGCCGTTATATCCGGGATTTCCGTGCCCGGCAAGTTTTATCTTTTGCCCGTCATGAACTCCGGCCGGAATGGTGATCCTGACTTTCTTACCGTTGATTTCAAACGTTTGCTGATGCGTTCGTGCGGCATCTCTCAAATGAAGCTGCAGTTCTGCAGAAATATCCTGCCCCCTGAATTTCCCGGAGGCAGAGCCACGCGCATTCCTGAAGCCTCCTCCACCGCCACCAAACATGCTCTGAAAGAAATCTGAAAAGTCTTCGCCCTCACCAAAATCAGCACCTGAAAATCCACCGA belongs to Chryseobacterium sp. and includes:
- a CDS encoding exo-beta-N-acetylmuramidase NamZ domain-containing protein, with amino-acid sequence MILAAKIRDLVLICLIFLAINPLSAQKTDCFLAAADRHELYLPLLKNKNVGIVTNQTGLLKDRTHLVDFLVKNDIKIKSIFAPEHGFRGTADAGEHVKSGVDTRTGIRIVSLYGNNKKPTPDQMKGLDVILFDIQDVGVRFYTYISTLTYVMEAGAENNVEVIVLDRPNPHDGYTDGPVLKEKFTSFVGMHKVPVVYGLTMGEYGNMVNGEKWLKNGVKAKYTVIPMLGYHKTQRYGMLEKPSPNLPNEKAVNLYPSLCFFEGTQVSVGRGTALPFQIYGSPWTRSLPYQFTPRPTEGAKDPFLNGKLCYGENLSDNSEILRRINLEWLLKAYKEYKSPQQDFFLKNLFFDKLAGTDELRRQIIAGKSEEEIRASWKEGLAEFEKIRTRYLLYPN
- a CDS encoding ABC transporter permease, which codes for MKFPLYFSKKIAFSKDNKNNLSRIIIFIGRLSVALGIIVSLLTVSVGFGSKEAIKLRMADFSGHINIKSKRSNSSYDSSVLDKNGLDLKKIRANPDVATAQNYVSASGILRNEHNFAGVVMKGIGKDFDHDRFRKFIISGTTPKVTEDGYNNGVVISEKIASDLHLGVKDSIVAIFSKQNQQPIYRNFEVVGIYKTDIKMIDDQFILGDINHARKILDMKKDDVGGIDIFLKNVDDIENAAPEIERSVGLKNYTEKATEKYPQIVDWINIFDNNIAVIIVIMLIVVIINIVMVLLILIIERTNSIGLLKTLGASNAQIRMLFIYYTLLIMVPGLVFGNLIGLVLLGLQEVFGIIELNPENYYISTVPVDLNPLIPLVISAGILLVSAFAMIFPSYLISKISPAKSIKYT
- a CDS encoding PLP-dependent cysteine synthase family protein, which encodes MKFANNILETIGNTPLVKLNKVLGEDFPALVLAKVETFNPGNSVKDRMAVKMIEDAEKDGRLKPGGTIVEGTSGNTGMGLALAAIVKGYKCIFVTNDKQSKEKCDILRAVGAEVIVCPTDVTPDDPRSYYSVSKSLAEQTENGWYVNQYDNLSNRETHYEQTAPEIWEQTEGKLTHFVAGAGTGGTVTGCGRFFKERNPNIHITGVDTYGSILKEIHETGEIHPENAYAYITEGIGEDILPENYDMSVIDHFEKVTDKDGAVYARKLAKEEGIFCGYSAGSAIAALKQMQDKFTKDDIIVVLLHDHGSRYVGKIYNDDWMKQMGWLD
- a CDS encoding chaperone modulator CbpM; translated protein: MSQRISREELVTLYNIEINFFDELEESGLLKTETEDEVKYLYYDDLPAFERFVNWHYDLEVNLPGLEVISHLLDQIETLQAEKRNLFYRKGHNFIFGNEEE
- a CDS encoding DUF3575 domain-containing protein, producing MKKLYSALLVCTVVLAAAQDSRTLYIKGNALLLPVGVVNVGAEYQLSGKFTVQADALVSPWKSFSGHQAQLYMAGLEGRYYFKGAFSKWYVGANISGIRFIAQKWNHWGEGPYQLTPSSPVYNKAELYQDGYGILLGATIGYQLQLSDNWNIDLFAGGGNAQSVYKGYHESLGVRYDEITGWNRSGEWLPYRAGVMLSYKIK
- a CDS encoding DnaJ C-terminal domain-containing protein, with the protein product MAYIDYYKILGIAKTATPEEVKKAYRKLARKYHPDVNPGDKEAERKFKEINEANEVLSNAENRSKYDKYGEHWQHGEEYERAQQQQRRQKQAQGTGDFGGFSGADFGEGEDFSDFFQSMFGGGGGGFRNARGSASGKFRGQDISAELQLHLRDAARTHQQTFEINGKKVRITIPAGVHDGQKIKLAGHGNPGYNGGPSGDLYITFAIAEDPHFTRNGDDLAAVVTIDLYTAMLGGDVKVKTLDGEVNLKVKPETQNCTKARLKGKGFPVYKKEGQYGDLYVSYNIELPKNLTAREKELFAELQKLRK